Proteins from one Caulobacter sp. 73W genomic window:
- the hisI gene encoding phosphoribosyl-AMP cyclohydrolase yields the protein MSMSSFPTAPDKHALERGDAIAPRFDAAGLVAAVATDVHTGEVLMLAWMNDEALRLTLETGEAHYFSRSRNALWKKGETSGQIQKVVELRVDCDQDAVWIKVEPQGDGGACHVGFKSCFYRVAEDGRLVERP from the coding sequence CTGAGCATGAGCAGCTTTCCCACCGCCCCCGACAAGCACGCCCTGGAACGCGGCGACGCCATCGCGCCCCGCTTCGACGCCGCCGGACTGGTGGCGGCGGTGGCCACCGACGTCCATACGGGCGAGGTGCTGATGCTGGCCTGGATGAACGACGAGGCCCTGCGCCTGACCCTCGAGACCGGCGAGGCGCACTATTTCAGCCGCTCGCGTAACGCGCTGTGGAAGAAGGGAGAGACCAGCGGCCAGATCCAGAAGGTCGTCGAGCTGCGCGTCGATTGCGATCAGGACGCCGTCTGGATCAAAGTCGAGCCGCAGGGCGACGGCGGCGCCTGCCACGTCGGCTTCAAGTCCTGCTTCTATCGCGTGGCCGAGGACGGCCGTCTGGTCGAGCGGCCGTAG
- a CDS encoding alkaline phosphatase — translation MKINRRGALALLGFGAAAPAGAVTPAASYAGKVTFGHGVASGDPLADRVIIWTRATPSDLKTTETIALRWDVAADPQFKRIVAQGQVPTDAGRDFTAKVDVTGLKPATDYWYRFRQVLAGKPQGDQAAGRTRTLPTGSTKDVVLAVASCSLFPAGFFNAYGAIAALPRVDAVLHLGDYIYEYGAGPGDYGMAAGAKIGRTHLPAHEIVSLSDYRTRHAHYKTDPQLQAAHARAPWIVVWDDHETANDAWLGGAENHNPDKGEGDWATRKANALKAYYEWMPIRETANGLEGAWRSFQFGDVATLLMVETRLTARSQQLDYDTDLQIIDGKPDVKGFAAKWMDPSRRLLGETQEKWLAGELAASVKSGTSWQVLGNQVVMGRVAAPNLPRTMGPEKWAELQKGLPEFVVNRLAQTTALSAYDVPSNLDSWDGYPVDRERLYAAFTAAKAAPIVLAGDSHTFWVNDLHDAAGKRVAAEFGASSITSPGFGDYLPKAPIGPAFMERNKEVLFCDAHTKGFVLLTLSKDKARGDLMAVSTITSPQYETKVIASYEVSPIQGGGVAKPAKV, via the coding sequence ATGAAGATCAATCGTCGCGGCGCGCTGGCGCTTCTGGGTTTTGGCGCCGCTGCTCCGGCTGGCGCGGTGACGCCGGCCGCGTCCTACGCCGGCAAGGTCACGTTCGGTCATGGGGTCGCCTCCGGCGATCCCCTGGCTGACCGGGTGATCATCTGGACCCGGGCCACGCCGTCCGACCTGAAGACCACCGAAACCATCGCCCTGCGCTGGGACGTGGCCGCCGATCCGCAGTTCAAGCGGATCGTCGCCCAGGGGCAGGTCCCCACCGACGCGGGCCGTGACTTCACCGCCAAAGTGGACGTGACGGGCCTGAAGCCGGCCACGGACTACTGGTATCGCTTCCGCCAGGTCCTCGCCGGTAAGCCGCAGGGGGACCAAGCCGCCGGCCGCACCCGCACCCTGCCCACCGGTTCGACCAAGGACGTGGTGCTGGCCGTGGCGTCGTGCTCGCTGTTCCCGGCCGGCTTCTTCAACGCCTATGGCGCGATCGCCGCCCTGCCGCGCGTGGACGCGGTGCTGCATCTGGGCGACTACATCTATGAGTACGGCGCCGGGCCGGGCGATTACGGCATGGCGGCGGGGGCCAAGATCGGCCGCACGCACCTGCCGGCCCACGAGATCGTCAGCCTGTCCGACTACCGGACCCGTCACGCCCACTACAAGACCGATCCGCAGCTGCAGGCGGCCCACGCCCGCGCGCCGTGGATCGTGGTGTGGGACGACCACGAAACGGCCAACGACGCCTGGCTGGGCGGCGCCGAGAACCACAACCCGGACAAGGGTGAAGGCGACTGGGCGACCCGCAAGGCCAACGCGCTGAAGGCCTATTACGAGTGGATGCCGATCCGCGAGACCGCCAACGGCCTGGAAGGCGCCTGGCGCAGCTTCCAGTTCGGCGATGTCGCGACCCTGCTGATGGTCGAGACGCGCCTGACCGCCCGCAGCCAGCAACTGGACTACGACACCGACCTGCAGATCATCGACGGCAAGCCGGACGTGAAGGGTTTCGCCGCCAAGTGGATGGACCCGTCCCGCCGCCTGCTGGGCGAGACGCAGGAAAAGTGGCTGGCCGGCGAACTGGCCGCCTCGGTCAAGTCGGGCACGTCCTGGCAGGTGCTGGGCAACCAGGTCGTCATGGGCCGTGTGGCCGCGCCGAACCTGCCCAGGACCATGGGGCCGGAGAAGTGGGCCGAGCTGCAGAAAGGCCTGCCGGAGTTCGTGGTCAACCGCCTGGCGCAGACCACGGCGCTGTCGGCCTATGACGTGCCCAGCAACCTGGACAGCTGGGACGGCTATCCCGTCGATCGGGAGCGCCTCTATGCGGCTTTCACCGCCGCCAAGGCCGCGCCGATCGTCCTGGCCGGCGACAGCCACACTTTCTGGGTCAATGACCTGCACGACGCCGCCGGCAAGCGGGTGGCGGCGGAGTTCGGCGCCTCGTCGATCACCAGCCCGGGGTTCGGCGACTACCTGCCGAAAGCGCCGATCGGGCCCGCGTTCATGGAACGCAACAAGGAAGTCCTGTTCTGCGACGCCCACACCAAGGGCTTCGTCCTGCTGACCCTGAGCAAGGACAAGGCGCGGGGCGACCTGATGGCGGTCTCCACCATCACCTCGCCGCAGTACGAGACGAAGGTCATCGCCAGCTACGAGGTCAGCCCGATCCAGGGCGGCGGCGTCGCGAAGCCGGCCAAGGTCTGA
- a CDS encoding TonB-dependent receptor, which translates to MRPFQTSLLAAASLSALVAGAAHAQGNDLIDELIVTAQKREQAAIDVPMALTAYSGDTLEKLGVQDFQQLSRFTPGLLVQDQSPNNPGFVMRGITSDSTEATAEARVSVFQDGVSISKAQGSYIELFDLERVEVAKGPQSTLYGRGAMIGAVNLIQAKADPSAMSAWAKMGGGNYGQINAEGYVNLPINEQFAVRLAGRLRERDGYVDNALGGDAFNSVNTYALRGTLSYRSGGKLSADLIYNFQHDDPTGTAFKSGGFSPTNPLTGQVLAGRAAWEPAALAAPASFGQGELGVDRTVQGATALVNYELTDSLTLASVTAWREFESKEVYDPDGLALPILTGLNHGKGNQWSQELRVNYDAGGRWTGFFGGDFFHEDGSQRTPLQFDERMGLAVLTGQLNAGAAGLGFAPTTPAPAAVFNNTAFTGALVQGIAAALSGNRLLLTPATAGAIAANLRSNHQEVALNRGDLDSVDLFGDVTFRATDRLELSGGLRWTRDEKTTTFSSATIGGRSVLGGVIGAAQLAATGTPAGLAQAQGIIGALQLPIVQQIPTLPNFGLTFQPTTGNGQAFSQDNEDSSFTWRLVGRYALTDDANIYASYARGRRPEVLQAGPPTTPGVAPRFERVEAETVDSYEIGVKTHLREQGLRLEGAVYYFDYDNFQTIQQEGTVFVTTNAGKAKAYGFEGQADWAVAGNVDLFATYAYSHARFDGGAFDGNHFRLSPDHSLSVGGSFRLNALGGQFDFRPTYSYRSKIFFDDNNDLPQYQRPPRVFVADVAQDELQKAYGLLNLRLAFTPADYPLVVEAFVNNALDKEYIIDAGNTGDSLGLPTFIAGAPRMYGLSMAWKFN; encoded by the coding sequence ATGCGTCCGTTTCAAACCAGCCTTCTGGCCGCGGCCAGTCTGTCGGCGCTCGTCGCCGGCGCTGCTCACGCGCAAGGCAACGACCTGATCGACGAGCTGATCGTCACCGCGCAAAAGCGCGAGCAGGCCGCCATCGACGTGCCGATGGCGTTGACCGCCTACAGCGGCGACACCCTCGAAAAGCTGGGCGTCCAGGACTTCCAGCAGCTTTCGCGCTTCACCCCGGGCCTACTGGTCCAGGACCAGTCGCCGAACAATCCGGGCTTCGTGATGCGCGGCATCACCTCGGACTCCACCGAAGCCACCGCCGAAGCGCGCGTGTCGGTGTTCCAGGACGGCGTGTCGATCTCCAAGGCCCAGGGCTCCTACATCGAGCTGTTCGACCTGGAGCGTGTCGAAGTGGCCAAGGGCCCGCAATCGACCCTCTACGGCCGCGGCGCCATGATCGGCGCGGTGAACCTGATCCAGGCCAAGGCCGACCCGTCGGCCATGTCCGCCTGGGCCAAGATGGGCGGTGGCAACTACGGCCAGATCAACGCCGAAGGCTATGTGAACCTGCCGATCAACGAGCAGTTCGCGGTGCGCCTCGCCGGCCGCCTTCGCGAGCGTGACGGCTATGTCGACAACGCCCTGGGCGGCGACGCCTTCAACTCGGTCAACACCTACGCCCTGCGCGGCACCCTGTCGTACCGTTCGGGCGGCAAGCTCAGCGCCGACCTGATCTACAACTTCCAGCACGACGACCCGACCGGCACGGCGTTCAAGTCGGGGGGCTTCTCGCCGACCAACCCGCTGACCGGCCAAGTCCTGGCCGGCCGCGCGGCGTGGGAGCCGGCGGCGCTCGCCGCCCCGGCCAGCTTTGGTCAGGGTGAGCTGGGCGTTGATCGCACCGTGCAGGGCGCGACCGCCCTGGTGAACTACGAGCTGACCGACAGCCTGACCCTGGCCTCGGTCACCGCCTGGCGGGAGTTCGAATCCAAGGAAGTCTATGATCCGGACGGCCTGGCGCTGCCGATCCTCACCGGCCTGAACCACGGCAAGGGCAACCAGTGGAGCCAGGAGCTGCGCGTCAATTATGACGCCGGCGGCCGCTGGACCGGCTTCTTCGGCGGCGACTTCTTCCATGAGGACGGCAGCCAGCGCACGCCCTTGCAGTTCGACGAACGCATGGGCCTGGCGGTCCTGACGGGCCAGCTGAACGCCGGCGCCGCGGGCCTCGGCTTCGCCCCGACCACGCCGGCTCCGGCCGCCGTGTTCAACAACACCGCCTTCACCGGCGCCCTGGTGCAGGGCATCGCCGCCGCGCTGAGCGGCAACCGCCTGCTGCTGACCCCTGCTACGGCGGGCGCCATCGCCGCCAACCTGCGTTCCAACCACCAGGAAGTCGCCCTCAACCGCGGCGACCTGGACAGCGTGGACCTGTTCGGCGACGTGACCTTCCGCGCCACGGACCGCCTGGAACTGTCGGGCGGCCTGCGCTGGACCCGCGACGAGAAGACCACGACCTTCTCCTCGGCCACCATCGGCGGCCGTTCGGTCCTCGGCGGCGTGATCGGCGCGGCTCAGTTGGCGGCGACCGGCACGCCGGCAGGGCTCGCCCAGGCTCAGGGCATCATCGGCGCACTTCAGCTGCCGATCGTTCAGCAGATTCCGACGCTGCCGAACTTCGGCCTGACCTTCCAGCCGACCACCGGCAACGGCCAGGCGTTCAGTCAGGACAACGAGGACTCCAGCTTCACCTGGCGCCTTGTCGGACGCTACGCCCTGACCGACGACGCCAACATCTACGCGTCCTACGCCCGCGGCCGTCGCCCGGAAGTGCTGCAGGCCGGACCGCCGACCACCCCCGGCGTCGCCCCGCGCTTCGAGCGCGTCGAGGCCGAGACGGTCGACAGCTACGAGATCGGCGTGAAGACGCACCTGCGCGAGCAGGGCCTGCGTCTGGAAGGCGCGGTCTATTACTTCGACTACGACAACTTCCAGACCATCCAGCAGGAAGGCACGGTGTTCGTCACCACGAACGCCGGCAAGGCCAAGGCCTACGGCTTCGAAGGCCAGGCTGACTGGGCCGTGGCGGGGAACGTCGATCTGTTCGCCACCTACGCCTACAGCCACGCCCGCTTCGATGGCGGCGCCTTCGACGGCAACCACTTCCGCCTGTCGCCGGATCACTCCCTGTCGGTGGGCGGTTCCTTCCGCCTGAACGCCCTGGGCGGCCAGTTCGACTTCCGCCCGACCTACAGCTACCGCTCGAAAATCTTCTTCGACGACAACAACGACCTGCCACAGTACCAGCGCCCGCCGCGCGTCTTCGTTGCCGACGTCGCCCAGGACGAACTGCAGAAGGCCTACGGCCTGCTGAACCTGCGTCTGGCGTTCACCCCGGCGGACTACCCGCTGGTGGTCGAGGCGTTCGTCAACAACGCCCTGGACAAAGAATACATCATCGACGCCGGCAACACCGGCGACAGCCTGGGCCTGCCGACCTTCATCGCCGGCGCCCCGCGCATGTACGGCTTGTCGATGGCCTGGAAGTTCAACTAA
- a CDS encoding RluA family pseudouridine synthase: MREDLPEDEADFEVRLVQIGDGAAGDRLDKALAAAVPDLSRARLQALMAEGLIRRDGAALTSGSSKAAVGEYEILIPPPAPAEPQPEAIPLTVLFEDEDLIVIDKPAGMAVHPAPGTDSGTLVNALLHHCGDSLSGVGGVARPGIVHRLDKETSGVMVAAKSDAAHQGLSKLFATHDIDRVYVALTRGAPHPSKGTVDTLIGRSSSDRKKMAVLKSGGRQAITHYAVEKAFGPQEKPLAARVSCRLQTGRTHQIRVHMASKGAPCLGDPVYGSGTPAPVVREAITASGLSRQALHAAVLGFVHPVTGQTLRFETPMPADMAGLEAALSAL, from the coding sequence ATGCGCGAAGACTTGCCTGAAGACGAAGCCGATTTCGAAGTACGGCTGGTGCAGATTGGTGACGGCGCGGCGGGCGATCGGCTGGACAAGGCCTTGGCCGCCGCCGTTCCCGACCTGTCCCGCGCCCGCCTTCAGGCCCTGATGGCCGAGGGCCTGATCCGGCGCGACGGCGCGGCGCTGACCTCCGGCTCCTCAAAGGCCGCGGTCGGCGAGTATGAGATCCTGATCCCGCCCCCTGCTCCGGCGGAGCCGCAGCCCGAAGCGATCCCCCTGACCGTCCTGTTCGAGGACGAGGACCTGATCGTCATCGACAAGCCGGCCGGCATGGCGGTCCACCCCGCGCCGGGCACGGACAGCGGCACCCTGGTCAACGCCCTGCTGCATCACTGCGGCGACAGCCTGTCGGGGGTCGGCGGCGTGGCGCGTCCGGGCATCGTCCATCGCCTGGACAAGGAAACCTCGGGCGTCATGGTCGCCGCCAAGTCCGACGCCGCGCACCAGGGGCTGTCGAAGCTGTTCGCGACGCACGACATCGACCGCGTCTATGTCGCCCTGACCCGAGGCGCGCCCCATCCGTCCAAGGGCACGGTCGACACCCTGATCGGCCGCTCCAGCAGCGACCGCAAGAAGATGGCCGTGCTGAAAAGCGGCGGCCGCCAAGCTATCACCCACTACGCGGTGGAGAAGGCCTTCGGCCCGCAGGAAAAGCCCCTGGCGGCGCGGGTCTCGTGCCGCCTGCAGACCGGCCGCACCCATCAGATCCGCGTCCACATGGCGTCCAAGGGCGCGCCCTGCCTGGGCGACCCCGTCTATGGCTCGGGCACCCCGGCGCCCGTGGTGCGCGAGGCGATCACCGCTTCCGGCCTGTCGCGCCAGGCCCTGCACGCCGCCGTGCTGGGCTTCGTCCATCCGGTGACCGGCCAGACCCTGCGGTTCGAGACGCCGATGCCGGCCGACATGGCTGGGCTGGAAGCGGCCCTGTCAGCGCTCTGA
- a CDS encoding acyl-CoA dehydrogenase family protein, whose amino-acid sequence MAEALILAGLTDLLREAAEGAKAFVRAAKPAVKARISVDGKIDRKLADDEQHAVHGFGWYAAYAELMVQVAEWAANLDDEGRFGEIEALLAQLLFAEYASQLVGGIPMNQGEIIRPSDLGVGDEAVEHLFAPALTILLSQGGGQGVKTRLARRLAEGRGRPTLENTGLDETFEMIRDQFHAFAQEKVVPYAHQWHLKDELIPLELLEELGQLGVFGLTIPEEYGGSGLGKTAMCVVSEELSRGWIGVGSLGTRSEIAAELILSGGTEEQKNDWLPVIASAEILPTAVFTEPNTGSDLGSLRTRATREGGHYTVTGNKTWITHAARADMMTLLVRTDPNSTDYRGLSMLLAPKMRGDEDEAFPTPGMTGGEIGVIGYRGMKEYEIGFDGFTVPAANLLGGVEGQGFKQLMATFESARIQTAARAIGVAQSAMETGLSYALDRKQFGQAIFEFPRVHNKLAMMAAELMGVRQLTYFAARRKDDGERCDLEAGMAKLIAARVAWAAADNALQIHGGNGFAVELPASRLLADARILNIFEGAGEIQAQVIARRLLED is encoded by the coding sequence ATGGCTGAAGCCTTGATCCTCGCCGGGCTGACCGACCTTCTGCGCGAGGCGGCCGAGGGGGCGAAGGCCTTCGTCCGGGCCGCGAAGCCGGCGGTGAAGGCCCGCATCAGCGTCGATGGCAAAATCGACCGCAAGCTGGCCGATGATGAGCAGCACGCGGTCCATGGCTTTGGCTGGTACGCCGCCTATGCCGAACTGATGGTCCAGGTGGCCGAGTGGGCCGCCAACCTCGATGACGAAGGCCGCTTCGGCGAGATCGAGGCCCTGCTGGCCCAGCTGCTGTTCGCCGAATACGCCAGCCAGCTGGTCGGCGGCATTCCCATGAACCAGGGCGAGATCATCCGCCCGTCCGACCTGGGCGTCGGCGACGAGGCGGTGGAGCACCTGTTCGCCCCCGCCCTGACCATCCTGCTGTCGCAGGGCGGCGGCCAGGGCGTGAAGACCCGGCTGGCCCGCCGGCTGGCCGAGGGGCGCGGTCGCCCCACGCTGGAGAACACCGGACTGGACGAGACCTTCGAGATGATCCGGGACCAGTTCCACGCTTTCGCCCAGGAGAAGGTCGTCCCCTACGCCCACCAGTGGCACTTGAAGGACGAGCTGATCCCGCTGGAGCTGCTGGAGGAGCTGGGCCAGTTGGGCGTCTTCGGCCTGACCATCCCCGAGGAATACGGCGGCTCCGGCCTGGGCAAGACCGCCATGTGCGTGGTGTCCGAAGAGCTGTCGCGCGGCTGGATCGGCGTCGGCTCCCTGGGCACCCGGTCGGAGATCGCCGCCGAGCTGATCCTGAGCGGCGGCACGGAAGAACAGAAGAACGACTGGCTGCCGGTCATCGCCTCGGCCGAGATCCTGCCGACCGCCGTCTTCACCGAGCCGAACACCGGCTCCGACCTCGGCTCCCTGCGCACCCGCGCCACGCGGGAGGGCGGGCACTACACCGTCACCGGAAACAAGACCTGGATCACCCATGCGGCCCGCGCGGACATGATGACCCTGCTGGTGCGCACCGATCCGAACAGCACCGACTATCGCGGCCTGTCCATGTTGCTGGCCCCCAAGATGCGCGGCGACGAGGACGAGGCCTTCCCCACCCCCGGCATGACCGGCGGCGAGATCGGCGTCATCGGCTATCGCGGGATGAAGGAATACGAGATCGGCTTCGACGGCTTCACCGTCCCGGCCGCGAACCTGCTGGGCGGGGTCGAGGGCCAGGGCTTCAAGCAGCTGATGGCGACCTTCGAGAGCGCCCGCATCCAGACCGCGGCCCGCGCCATCGGCGTGGCTCAGTCGGCCATGGAGACTGGCCTGTCATATGCCCTCGACCGCAAGCAGTTCGGTCAGGCGATCTTCGAATTCCCCCGCGTCCACAACAAGCTGGCCATGATGGCCGCCGAGCTGATGGGCGTGCGCCAGCTGACCTATTTCGCCGCCCGGCGGAAGGACGATGGGGAGCGCTGCGACCTGGAGGCGGGCATGGCCAAGCTGATCGCCGCCCGCGTGGCCTGGGCGGCGGCCGACAACGCGCTGCAGATCCACGGCGGCAACGGCTTCGCGGTGGAATTGCCCGCCAGCCGGCTTCTGGCCGACGCGCGCATCCTGAACATCTTCGAGGGAGCGGGAGAGATCCAGGCGCAGGTCATCGCCCGGCGTTTGCTGGAGGATTAG
- a CDS encoding TetR/AcrR family transcriptional regulator codes for MGIRKAQKLATRQKVLKAARELFAEIGYEDATIRVIAERAGVSIGGVFTTFASKAEVLQHVVYDWAEEGLYQELERRLPEFEGSTAERLVEVMRVIFSFNSQRPKVTLAHIGLAFDPYPAPGARPFGHNQRLLGHMRQVVLDGIARGDVAPETDVDLVVDTVAGVYAWNFRMVAQGAGEEEIMGLFARQVEMIAKGFAAKAN; via the coding sequence TTGGGCATCCGTAAGGCTCAGAAGCTGGCCACGCGCCAGAAGGTTCTGAAGGCCGCCCGCGAGCTCTTCGCGGAAATCGGGTATGAAGACGCCACCATCCGCGTCATCGCCGAACGGGCGGGCGTGTCGATCGGTGGCGTCTTCACCACCTTTGCTTCGAAGGCCGAGGTGCTCCAGCACGTGGTCTACGACTGGGCGGAAGAAGGGCTCTATCAGGAGCTCGAGCGCCGCCTCCCCGAATTCGAAGGCTCCACCGCCGAACGGCTGGTGGAGGTCATGCGCGTCATCTTCAGCTTCAACTCCCAGCGACCGAAGGTGACGCTGGCCCATATCGGGCTGGCCTTCGATCCCTATCCGGCGCCGGGCGCGCGGCCGTTCGGTCACAACCAGCGCCTGCTGGGTCACATGCGCCAAGTGGTCCTCGACGGCATCGCGCGCGGCGACGTCGCGCCCGAGACCGATGTCGACCTGGTGGTCGACACGGTGGCCGGGGTCTACGCCTGGAACTTCCGCATGGTGGCGCAGGGCGCGGGCGAGGAGGAGATCATGGGTCTCTTCGCCCGGCAGGTCGAAATGATCGCCAAGGGCTTCGCCGCCAAGGCGAACTAG
- a CDS encoding TetR/AcrR family transcriptional regulator: protein MSYEPLTIEAESEAHPVKVNRRTIAKQRTREKVLEAARTLFIQRGYEGATIRDIAQAAGMSTGAVFANFADKSELFDAIIKGDLELLHEQMSAAAANAKGVEQVLLGMFGAGYSLYLKQLPMVQAVISASWTRDANNENEHRVALKPLLALVEAALKRGVADGEIAKTVDLGLLLDTVWDLYLVNYRRAVFDELGVEQLTARLSTQLSMLLRGARP, encoded by the coding sequence ATGAGCTACGAACCTCTCACCATCGAGGCCGAGTCCGAAGCCCATCCGGTCAAGGTCAACCGTCGTACGATCGCCAAGCAGCGTACCCGCGAAAAAGTCCTGGAGGCGGCCCGCACGCTGTTCATCCAGCGCGGCTACGAAGGCGCGACCATTCGTGACATCGCTCAAGCCGCCGGCATGTCGACCGGCGCCGTGTTCGCCAATTTCGCGGACAAGAGCGAACTGTTCGACGCCATCATCAAGGGCGACCTGGAACTGCTGCACGAGCAGATGTCCGCCGCCGCCGCCAACGCCAAGGGCGTCGAGCAGGTTCTGCTCGGCATGTTCGGCGCGGGCTACAGCCTCTACCTGAAGCAGCTGCCGATGGTGCAGGCCGTGATCTCCGCGTCCTGGACCCGCGACGCCAACAACGAGAACGAGCACCGCGTGGCCCTGAAGCCGCTGCTGGCTCTGGTCGAAGCGGCGCTGAAGCGCGGCGTGGCCGACGGCGAGATCGCCAAGACGGTCGATCTGGGCCTGCTGCTGGACACCGTGTGGGACCTCTATCTGGTCAACTACCGCCGCGCCGTGTTCGACGAGCTGGGCGTGGAGCAATTGACCGCCCGTCTGTCCACGCAGCTGTCCATGCTGCTTCGGGGCGCTCGCCCCTAA
- a CDS encoding twin transmembrane helix small protein, which translates to MDTLFLILVPIALLAVLGVLGIGLYTLARGGDGSPARSNKLMQLRVVLQAVAILVVLAAVWIKSR; encoded by the coding sequence ATGGATACGCTTTTCCTCATCCTCGTCCCGATCGCGCTGCTCGCGGTGCTCGGCGTGCTGGGCATCGGCCTGTACACCTTGGCCCGGGGCGGCGACGGCTCGCCCGCCCGCTCCAACAAGCTGATGCAGCTGCGTGTGGTCCTTCAGGCCGTGGCCATCCTGGTCGTCCTGGCGGCGGTCTGGATCAAGAGCCGCTAG
- a CDS encoding cob(I)yrinic acid a,c-diamide adenosyltransferase: MVTLNHIYTRTGDKGMTRLSTGAPVSKASLRVETYGAVDETNACLGLVRLHTAHDAVLDPILGRIQNELFDLGADLATPEQHGKPDWEPLRILDSQVSRLESEIDELNAALSPLKSFVLPGGSPTAAYLHQARTVCRRAERLCVALMAEPGEIVGEPALKYLNRLSDLLFVASRHANDKGAGDVLWRPGATR; this comes from the coding sequence GTGGTCACCCTCAACCACATCTACACGCGCACCGGCGACAAGGGCATGACGCGTCTGTCCACGGGCGCGCCGGTCAGCAAGGCCTCCTTGCGGGTCGAGACCTATGGCGCGGTGGACGAGACCAACGCCTGCCTGGGCCTGGTGCGGCTGCATACGGCGCACGACGCCGTGCTCGACCCGATCCTCGGCCGAATCCAGAACGAGCTGTTCGACCTGGGCGCCGACCTGGCCACGCCGGAACAGCACGGCAAGCCGGACTGGGAGCCCCTGCGCATCCTCGACAGCCAGGTCTCGCGGCTGGAGAGCGAGATCGACGAACTGAACGCCGCCCTCTCGCCGCTGAAGTCCTTCGTGCTGCCAGGCGGCTCGCCCACGGCGGCCTATCTGCATCAGGCCCGCACGGTCTGCCGCCGGGCCGAGCGCCTTTGCGTGGCCCTGATGGCCGAGCCCGGCGAGATCGTCGGCGAGCCGGCGCTCAAATACCTAAATCGCCTGTCGGACCTGCTGTTCGTCGCCTCGCGCCACGCCAACGACAAGGGCGCTGGCGACGTGCTCTGGCGGCCGGGCGCGACGCGCTAG
- a CDS encoding electron transfer flavoprotein subunit beta/FixA family protein has protein sequence MKVLVPVKRVIDYNVKARVKPDQTGVDLANVKMSMNPFDEIGVEEAVRLKEKGAVEEIVVVSIGPAQAQETIRTALAMGADRGILIQTDADPEPLAVAKLLKAVVGEENPNFIVMGKQAIDGDNNAVGQMLAALLDWPQATFASKVELSGKSAKVTREVDGGLQTLDVDLPAVITADLRLNEPRYASLPNIMKAKKKPIDTKSPADYGVDVAPRLKVLKVTEPAKRSAGIKVETASDLVMKLKNEAGVL, from the coding sequence ATGAAGGTGCTGGTCCCGGTCAAACGGGTGATCGACTACAACGTCAAGGCGCGGGTCAAACCCGACCAAACCGGCGTTGATCTCGCCAACGTGAAGATGTCCATGAACCCGTTCGACGAGATCGGTGTCGAGGAAGCTGTCCGCCTGAAGGAAAAGGGCGCCGTGGAAGAGATCGTCGTGGTCTCGATCGGCCCGGCGCAGGCCCAGGAAACCATCCGCACCGCCCTGGCCATGGGCGCCGACCGGGGCATCCTGATCCAGACCGACGCCGATCCGGAGCCACTGGCCGTCGCCAAGCTGCTGAAGGCGGTCGTGGGCGAAGAGAACCCCAACTTCATCGTCATGGGCAAGCAGGCCATCGACGGCGACAACAACGCCGTGGGCCAGATGCTGGCCGCCCTGCTCGACTGGCCGCAAGCCACCTTCGCCTCGAAGGTCGAGCTTTCGGGCAAGTCCGCCAAGGTCACCCGCGAAGTCGACGGCGGCCTGCAGACCCTGGACGTGGACCTGCCGGCGGTGATCACCGCCGACCTGCGCCTCAATGAGCCGCGCTACGCCTCGCTGCCCAACATCATGAAGGCCAAGAAGAAGCCGATCGACACCAAGTCGCCCGCCGACTACGGCGTCGATGTCGCTCCGCGCCTGAAGGTCCTGAAGGTCACCGAGCCGGCCAAGCGCTCGGCCGGCATCAAGGTCGAGACCGCGTCCGACCTCGTCATGAAGCTGAAGAACGAAGCGGGGGTGCTCTAA